The genomic region CAAgcgggaggggacaggaggggccCCCGCGTGTGGGAGAGGGTGGGGCCGGAAGACTTGGGGGGTTGTAGTAGGCTGGACCACAGCGCCCGAGGCGGGATGTCGCGCAGACGGGTATCTTTCAGGACTGGAGCCAAGCTCTCACCCTCATCTCCGAAGGGCTCCCCACAACTGACGCAGCAGAAGTGCTCCGGGTGCCAGTGGGTGCCCAAGGCAGTAACCATCTTCTGCGGAGAATGAACGGGGACACTCAGCGTGGCCCTCCATCCCTTCTACCCTCCCTCTCCCATCACGAACCTATGTAAGCGGGTTTAAGTAGGAGTTTGAGGCGCTGGAGACCTAACGAGGGACTTGGAAGTCCGAGAGAGTGGGCGGAGTCCAAAGGGCCTTGGATGAGGCCAAGGGGCGGGGCATGGCTGGGCGGGGGCTGTGGGAAAGGCGGGGCTCACGTGTCGGATGGGTTGATTGCAGAGGCCGCATCGTGGAGAGAAGCGCTCAAAGTAGCATTCAGGGCAGAAGGGGGCTCCGTCCTTCTCAAAGAAGCTGCTGCCTCCCAGGGCCATGGAACAGCCACCGCAAATGAAGTGCTCAGGGTGCCAAGCGCGGCCCAGCGCGGTCACCACCTGCGGGTTGGGGGTAAGGCCTGGGTCAGAGTGGACCTCGGGTTGCCATGTGCCCAGTGAGCTAAGATTTACATGGCacatttcaagttttcttttttctttttaccatttgAGTCCCTTCACTCATTTCTCCGCACCCACCCTGAGAGGCCAGGATGAAGAACCTAATGTTCGAGTCAGTCTGTGAGTGACAGAGATTTCAACCCAGGTCTTCCAGCACAGTGCCTAGGGCCCTCAATAATTTTAGGAGCCCATGAAAATGTTggaattacttttaaaatcagaagaaaaaaatgaactagaagAAAACGATTTAatgtataatattaatatattcctCTTTACACCAACACAGtcataaaacacaatttaaaaaaattttttttaatggaggaaggggcccatGAAGATGAACATGCCTAGGGCCCACAAGAGTCATAATGCCACCCTGCTTTGCTAAGATTGGAAATTTGGGGATGGAAGCAGGGCACTAAATATAGCAAGAGGATCTAGGTCAACCACTGGGCACAGTTGTTATCAATAATATCTACTCAGTCAATAAGCCAAGAACCAGAGCTCGCAAACCAGATGCTGGTGGAGGAGAAACAGTCTTTGTTGGTGCCTGAGAGATGGTAGGTGGCACCGCAAGACTTTTGTGAAGACTGAGATGGAGGTGAGAAAGGAGCTAATACGGTGCCTGCACACAGTAGAACTACAATCAATGGTAACTGGGTCGGGAGTCTCATCCCGCCACTTATGTGCTGTGTGGCTCAGAGCTTTAGtctcctcatttgcaaaatatgaACAATGGTAATACCCACTTCCCAGAGTCATTTATTAAAAGGGAACAGCACGAAGTCTGGCTGTCAGTAAGGATGGGTCCATGGGTCTCTCCATCCCTACTCACAGCGCTCCACTTACTTGCCCAGCAATAGGTTTATTGCAGGAGCCGCAGAGCCCCTTGGTCTGGGTGGGAACCCCACGGCGGCTGAGATCGGATTGCAGCAGCCCCAGCATGGTGTCGAGGCTGCCCTTGCTAGCCGGCCctggtgaggatggggagccCTCATTCACAGAGCTTGGCACTGGTGGCTGGGCTGGCCCAGAGGCTGGAAGCTGCAGCAAGGAGGACACGAGAGTTGAGTCAGCAAGGCAGCAGATGTGGAAGGTTCTAAAAGGGGTTGGGAAGCCACAAATCTACACCGGCCCACACCCCACCTGATTCACGTGGTTTTGGACACGGAAGTCAGACAGCGAAGCCATCAGTCTATCCAACTCCAGGGTGGCTGAGGTCGCTGAAGGCTTTGGGAGAACAGGGGATGGGCTGGGAGGGCTGTGAAGAACACAATTTGTGTCAGCTCAGGGCCCCCCAGAGTAACGAATGCTATCCTCCAGTAACTCAGGGATCCATCACAtctctcccagctctgccaaCTATGTCCAACTCACAGGCTGGGCCTTTTCTTGTCCTCAGATTggtcctccttctcttcccctgcaGTCTCCTTGCTCGATGGGAACTGAGACATTATTTCATctgcagagaggaaagaagggcaCTGGACATGGGACCATACTCCACCCTCTCCCCCTTAAGGCTTGTGTTCCTTTAGCGGCTACTCTGCGAAGAGTATACCCCTCAGTCTCCGcccttccctgccctgtccccatcCTGGTCTCCGTAACCTGGCACCTGTGATGTTGAACTGGGTAGCATTAAGTTCCTGAAGCAACCGGTCTAGCTCACAGAGCCCTGTGCCCAAGACACCGCTGGAAGAGGAGAACGGAGGGGCTGTAGGGGCCGCAGGCTTTGGGGACCGAGGCTTGCAAACCGTACTGGAAAACATGGTGGGAGTCCGTGTTCAGGGGTGCGGAATCCAAGCCTCCTTACCTGAGTCTCGATTGCCTTCACCATCCCCCAGTTCCCAGGCCCCTCACCTGTACAGATGGTCCTTGTCCCCAGAGGCTCCTGAAGACTCCCCAGACCCTGTCTACAGAGAGAAGGACACAAGTGTGGGTTGATAGGCCTGGACTTTGCCCCCACTCAAGCCCAGATTCCCCTAGCCCTAGCCAAGCTTGGCCCTAGTGTTGCTCCAGTCCCTAGTATTTGATCTCACCTGTGGCTGGTGGCCATAGGGCAGGGGGCCTGTGAGAGGCTCTGGGGACCGCTCTTTTGGAACCCCTGACCTTGGCATGTGTGAGGTGGTGGTCTCCAGGTCGGAGAGCAGGGCATCTGCAGGGAAGAGGCCGTCAGGATGAGAAGTTGAGAGATTAAGGTTAGAGCAGAGACAGGGCCTTAAGAGGTTAGAGGATAAGGGTTCCAAGTAGGCAGTAGTTAAGGAGGACAGAAGCCAGTATTAAGAGCAGAGGTCAGGAATCAGACAGAAACACAGGTCAGACCAAGGCAGAGAAGTAGAAGGGCAGCAAGGAATATTTATGACCAAAACATCCCAAATGGCTCATCTTGGGAGTCATGCACAAAAGCTGCCTGATTCTTTTATTCTCTGCATCTTCCCTGATGCAGTCAAAATTGACTCTTTACTCAAGCCAAATTTGGCTTCACCCCAAATTGCTCAATTGGCTGTATGCCTGGCACCCAACTTTCTGATTGGTGCTCTTTCTGCCCACTAATTCCTGCCCCCCTCCTGGACCTAAACAGGCCCGCCCAGCCCTGGCGCATCTCCAGGCACGGGGTCCCACCCTATTCTCCTCATTGGCAGGTCTGCTGGGACCTGCattctgattggcttattttccACAGAGCCGGTTACCCCTGCTGAGCAGCACCCCCTATCGCAGGGTGCCTGAACCCCTTCTCTCGCATGGAGAGCACAGCCTTCCATCCGGTTCCAACAGACCAGAAGGAGGAGATGCCTGGGTCCTCCTTCCTCCACCAAGACACCCCCCACTACCACCACCTCCCTTCCCCAGATCTAGATCCTTTAAACCCTTTCCTTCCCAGAACCTAGAAGTCCCTGCTCCTTTACTCATCTCTGAGTACCATAGTGGGACCCTTAACCTCTCCCTGGCATCTTGGCACTCATCTATTCTCTTTGTGCCCCCCAAAGACCCGACCCCTACCATATTTAGGGGcccttaattattttcttccccaaaccctGAGACGGGCCTGTTCTCTTCTCCAGAATTTGATGTCATATTCTCCCTTCCTGTCTACTTTCCCAGTGCCCGGACCCCAGACCCCTTTAACCCCTCCTTTCCCAGCGCCCCTGAGCCGAGGCGCCCACTGGCGGGCGCTGCACCTCCCTGCCTATCCGTCGGCAGCTAGTGATGGAGGAGCTGAgcgagggaagaagggagggagcgGCCAGTccaggaaaaggcaggaagggagaggcaggaagggggacGTGGATTCGGAAAGGAGGCGCGGGCAGAGACCAGAATCAAGAAGACAGGAGGCGGGGATGGGAAGATGCGGGGAGTGCGAGGGGTTTCCAGCATGGGGAAGCGGGTCCAGATGGCGGTGAGGAGCTGGGGAAAAGGGGACTCGAGCCCCACTCACCCAGGTCCTCCATGGCGGGGCGCGGGCGCACCGCGCGGGGCGAGCAGGGCGGGGGCTGTGtccggtgggggcggggggcgggggggacgtcCGGGAGTTGGAGGCCCGGCCGTGACCATGTAAGGAAGCCGGGACCCGCtgggatggggttggggggggcgggggtgcaaAGAACGGGAGAACTCGGGATGGGGGCGTGTAAGGGAGGGAGGGCCACGGCCCACCCAGGCCCAGCCCGCCTGTCTGCCGCGGAGGCAGCCACACCCCAGCCTTGGCCTCAGCTGCCGGGAGCCCAGGCGGCCAGAGCCAAAGTCAGAGAAGTGGCTCTCCCAGATCCAGCTCGGGATCCTCTGCTCAGTGAGACTCTTAGACACAGACTGAGGACCTCAAGCAGACACCTCCCGAAGCTAGCACCCTGAGTCCTATACAGAGCCCTGTCCACTGAGGCCATTCCCGAGAGACTTGCTCCAGACAGAATTTTTGGGTTTAGGGCAGGAGTGATGGGTCTAAGGATCAGACAACAGGTTCAGAAGACACAGGTAAACTGAACCCAGGCCCAAACCCCATGCAGACTCAGGGAAAACATTCCCAGGGAGCCAGACCACAGCCAGCCTTCAAGACAAAGCCCTTCCCCAACACCAGGGCAACCCAGACCTGTTCCAAAAGAGCCCTTTCCCAAGATACTGGTGAACATAGACAAGCAAGACACAGACTCCAGTCACAAAAGGGACAAGAGGTCTTCCCTggactgagacccagagaaatcAAAGTGGAAATGAACACTTAGAGATGAGTATGGACAGACACAACAGTGTGCAGCCGCTGGACTGTGGGTCTCCACCCAGCCCTCGGTCCAGACATGAGTATTGGGCTGTGGGCTTCAACCCAGGGGCAAATTAAACTGAcctggagagctttttaaaaatactgatgcccaggGCATCCTCCCCTCAGTCCAGTTCAGTGAGAAAGTACCTAgacatcaacatttttaaaagctctctggGTGGTTCTAATGCACAGCCTGAGAACACAGAACTGGACACACAGGCACAGATAGCAAGTGTCAACCCTAGCTCCCCAGAGGCTAACAGGCAGGCCCAGGCCAGGCACGCTCCTCAGTCAGGCTGCCACCCGAGTGGTTAGTGATCTGGGATCCAGGTGATAGAGAGACCCTGCCTTGAGAGATCATAGCACAACATAAGCCCTTCCCTCACCTGAATGCACCCCGGGGCTCTGGCTATCTCTGAGCAAAATGAAGACAGGGCCTGCCTCAGGGACTCCAGGAACACAGCAGGGCTCCCCTTAGGCTAATAGCAGAAGGATACATAAGTGACCCAAGAGATGAAAACAGACCCAGAGACTGAAGGCCCAAGATGAGTGAAAGACACTCAGGAAACAGTAATGCCAAGGCCTTGGACATACATCCCCACACTTACTGCATTCCCTCAGCCCAGCCCCTTCATCCCTGACCAAAGTCTGTATGTCGAGCTGGGTATTTGTCTGAGCAATGAAGTTGCATGAGcaggaagcaggctcctcccAGTACTCTattctatcccaggactccaggaacTTACTTAGTAAACTCCTACGTGCCAGGGGTAGCCTATATTGAGATACAGCAACCTGAACAAGATGCTGGTTGattggggcggcggggggagtcCCACAGGAAAGTAAGCAGAGACACCACACAATAGGAGTATCCAACTCCAAAGTTTTTAATCTCAACTCTGGAAGGCTGGGCCAGGCCAGGTtgcctggggccctgggctgTTCTCCATCTGAGGGCTCCATATTCCAACCGTGGCCTTGGCTTCTCACTCCTGCATCTTCAGACCGTCACCTTGGGGTATAGTTCCATTCTCTCAACAATCCTTGGTGGTGACTTCTGCTCAGCGTCCTCTCATGCTGCTCTGAGGGAGTCCTCCGTCATAGCCAACTCATCCTTGGATCCCCTCCCAGGGAACATCAACAGTCTAAGCTGGAACCCTTGGCCCCCAATTCAACCCCCATGACCACAGCCAGTAAAGCCTCAGTCAGgggccctgcctcctctcctgctgcctccACAAGCCCCACTAAGGCCAAGGCCCGCTTCCGCGGGCACTGCCCTGGCCCCAGGGTCCAGCGGGCACAATGGGCAACCAACCGGGGCCGGCCCAGGCGGAATACCTCACCCACTGACTCTGGGCCACCATGGGGTCCCAGGTGGATATGGCCCACAGCCTCCTCTAGCTCCTCCTCCAGGCCCGGCAGCAAGAAACGGCCAGCGGCCTCCAGTGCCTCCTCAGCCTCTGAGCCCAGCAGGGGCTGGCCCGGTGGGGGAATGGGCCTCAGGGCAGCCCCACAGCCCCGGCAGCCATGCAAGTGATGCAGGATAGGCCAGGCTGCGCTGGGTGACAGGCCTCGAAGTGGCACCAGGTCCATCTGGGCTTCGGCAAAGCTGCCAGCTAGCAGAGCCCGGAAGAAAGGCGAGGCAGTAGCTGAGGCAGctcgctgggcagggagccgTAGGCCTGAGTCCAGTAGGAAGTGCAGGtcaggggctgggatgggggcTGGGCCCAGCAGACGTTCATAGAGGCAAGGGGATGGGGAATCTAGGTCCAAGGGGATTGGAGGTGGAAGGGCTGGGATCACAGTGGGAGACACCAGGCCTTGGAGGCAGGAAAGGGAGTCGGCagcaaagaagaggaagagtGGATGTGGAGCTGGCCGAGTTAGTGCTGAGAGGAGGAGACGGAGGCCGCCCTGGTCCAGAAGTAGCCGGCGCCACAGAGAGGGCTTCCTTTGGGAAGAAAGGTGAAAAAGGATGACATTGCGGAATAGCAACCTTGCCCCCCTGACCCCTGTGAGACACCCACATCCCCCTCACCGACAGATGAAGGGCAGGGTCAGTGCACAGGCCACACGGTCCTCAGGGCTTCCAGAGAGCAGCAGGTGAGTGAGGGCGCCCACGCCAAAGGGTGATTCGGCCTGCACGGTAAGGTTCTGCAGCAACATCTCACCTGCAGAGATGGACACAGCAGGTCAGGCTGGGAGTTGATGTCCCAACTCTGGGTCCCTGAAAGGAAGCAAAAACCTCAGGGCACGGAAGAGGGGATGACTACAGGCCCTAGAGGGAAAGGGTCCAGATGCTAGGAAATGGGAGGTCAAGGACAAGAACAAAGTGTGATGGTCAGGGAGTGCATCAGAACACAGAAGACAGGGCAGCTCCTGGCCGTGTTGGGAGTAGTGGGGGGGCCCGGGAAGACATGGGGCCTGAGCCGTGGGTTTCCAAGTCAGTGTGCCCAGTGGGAAGGCAGTCAGGACAATGCAGAACCAAGAGCAGACTGGGTAAAGAAATACAGACAAGCATGATTCTAAGTTGTTGGGGCCAAGCCTGGCGTTGGGGTATCTAGGCCCAAAGACTTGGGCAGAGGATGGGGCAGAATGTGCCATCCTGGgagtccctctcctcctcccatgTGGTGACTGAAGTCGGATGGTAGGCTGGAGAGGGCAGTGAGAACCGTGAGCAGCACGGTGAGGTTCTCGGTCCAGAACTAGAGGGGGATGGGGCCTCTCATAGGAGACACACCGAGCTCCCGGTGCTGGCGCCGAGCCGGCCGGGCACGCAGGGAGGGCCAGTCATCCGGGGCGACGCCTAACACGAGCCAGGCGCGCAGCAGCGCAGCCCCATAGCTGCGCACGAAGGCCTCGAGACAGGCAGGGTTGCAGGTAAGGCGTGCCAGGATGCGCAGCGCGCGGGGGCTCGGTGGGCCTGGCGAGCCCGTCACGTAGGCCAGCAGGCCACACAGGGCCGGGCCGGTCACCAGTGCCCCGCTTGGGTCAGGAGCCTGGGAGAATCGAGACAGGAGCAGCAGCGCCGGCCCCTCGCGGCCCCAAGGCTCCTCGGAGGCGGCAGCAGGGCTGCGGCCAGGTGTGCGCAGGGTGCGGGGCGTCCGCAGTGAGGTGGGACCCAGGGTGGGGTTGGTTTGCTCAGCTGGCTCGGGTGGTGCTGGAGGCAGGGGACATCGCTCAGGGGACCAGTCAGGGGAGATGTCTCCCGGGCCTGCAGCATAGCCCTCAGAGATCAGCCACGAcctgcagagggagaaaggagagactgAACCCACAGCCACGGTAAAGGAGCAGGGCCGCAAGAGCTGTCGTGCAAAAAGAGGTGACTGAAGccggggagaggaggtggggccgaggggagaaaggggagaaagagaaatggggaaaaaaaacaccccaaCTCATTTAGCAATTACTGATGCCTATTATGCGCCAAGCCCAGTATTAGGTACTGGGCACAGACAGTGAACAAAACTAAAGTCCCCATCCTCCTAGAATTTATCTTCTAGTGAGGGGCAAACAGACAACAACATAAAAAAGGCCCAGTGAACCTGTCTGGGTCCCAAAGTTCAGAGGTGCTGGGGCAGAGTCAAGGCCAAAGGCAGACCCAGGAAGAGAGGACATGTGTTTAATGGTGACTAGAAAGGGGTCTTGTCCGGGGAGAACGAGGAATCGATCAGAGTAAGAGTCCTACTGAGACAGAGTGGGGGATGAGGGGAGTGAAGACAGCCGGAGCCCTCAATCCACGGCAATCAGGTGGGCGCTCACCTTAGGCTTCGGAAGCTTCCGGCCTCTGCCCGGTCAGGGGTCCGCTCCTCAGGAAAGTCCCAAGAAGcagcttctcttccctcttcttcctcctcaccaGCATCACCACACAGCTGTCCAGCCAAGAGAGGTACAAGGCCCAGAGCCTGAAGCCGGCCCAGGGCTCCGGTATCGTAGAGGAAGCCCACAAGGGCAGCCACGACACGAGGGTGCCAAACACTGGCACGAGGGTCCCGTAGCAGACCCATCAACAGCTCCAAACCGCCCGCGTCCCGCAGCCGGGCCCGGTTGATGGCCTCCCGGCACAGCAGGCACACAGCCCGCaccaggggctgctgggaggccGGGCCAGCCCCATTGGGCCCCCTGCGCCGCCGGAGCTCACCCAGTAGCACGTCCACACCCCCAGCATTGCCCAGTGCAGGCCGGACAAGGCCTTGGGCACACAGGTTGGCAAGGATCAGGATAGTTGCCTCTCGTACCGCCTTTTTGGGGTGGGAGGCCAAACTGACCAGTGGTCCTAGTCCCCCACCCAGACTCAGCTGCTCAGCACAGGCCCGGGAGCAGCCTCGACTCAGCTCCAAGAGTGCCCGAACTAGGGCCAAGGTCAGCGCAGGGTCTGGGGCAGCGGCCAGAAGCTCAGCCAGCGGGCGCACTGCTCCCTGCTGTGCCAGGGCCAGGCGGTGCTGGGGTGAGTCCGCCAGGTTGCGGAGCGCGCGCACCACACTCTGCAGGCACTGTGAGTCCTGGCAGGCTGTCAGGTTCTCAACGAGCAAGGGAACAGCAcctggagagggaagagggggacAAAGAGTGAGCAAGGAGACACCCAAGCCCCTCTCCCACCGCCAAGCCCTAGCTAACTCCACACTCATAGCCTTCTCACCAGCAGAATGGATGTCCCCACAGCTCTCAGGTTCCATGGCTAAGTTCCCCAGAGCACGGGCTGTTCGGTTCTGGATGCTGTCTGTCTTCACACACTGAAGAATAGTCACTGCAAGAGAATTCGGCCTCTTGAGGGTCCTACTCCTTCTTGTCTCTCTCATTAATGACCTCAAGAATGTGACCCGAGAGGGTCAGGGATGGCCTCCAGAGAGGCTAACACTTAATGGGTCTGAAAGGTTAAATAGACAGGTATTTGTTAGAAGGATGGTGGATGGGGGTGTTACAGGGCATTTCAGGTTTGGAAGCAGCCTTTGCAAAGGCCCAGAAATGAGTTCCAATGTCTGTGCTGGGCCTCAAATGCCAGGCCAAGAGATCAGACAGGACTTGAATATGAGAGCACTGGGAACCACACAAGATTTTAAGAATAGGAACGCTGTGATACAATCTGGTAGCCATGGAGGGAAACAGGTTATGGAGGAAAAGAATAAGGCAGGGAGAGCAGCCAGGAGGCTGTCCCCACTGTTAAGGTGAGAAAGgacagtggcttaaacaaagcTACCAGCACAGCCCCGCACATGGGCACCAGTCCCGGGGCACATGAGGGGAGAAGGATAAATGGGGATGGATTCaggagatatttaaaatgtagaatAGTGACTGAATGACAAGGGTCATATGCTAATAACAAAACCTGTAATTTATTGAGGACTTATTAATGTACCAGGTCTCTTGTCAAACATGTTATGGTCCAGATGCATTTTATACaagtttaaaatatgttaaagtttCGTTTTATccaaaaaattaagatttttatcaAAATTGGCACAATTTCCTAACAGGCAGCAGTGTATAAACTATATTCCCAACATTGCCACTAAGAGGCGCCAACTTAGCTGGTAAACAGAAAagcttgttatctttttttttttttttttaagattttacttatttgacacagagaaagagaacaagcaggtggagcagcaggccgaaggacagggagaagcagagccccccgccgagcagggacccgacgcggggctccatcccaggaccctgggatcatgacctgagccgaaggccgaccgactgaaccacccaggcgccccgcttgtTATCTTCCGTTAGGATTTCTTCTTATTGTATTAGTTTTTAATACTCAAAGTAGCCAGTCCATGCTTAGAA from Halichoerus grypus chromosome 6, mHalGry1.hap1.1, whole genome shotgun sequence harbors:
- the TGFB1I1 gene encoding transforming growth factor beta-1-induced transcript 1 protein isoform X2, yielding MEDLDALLSDLETTTSHMPRSGVPKERSPEPLTGPLPYGHQPQTGSGESSGASGDKDHLYSTVCKPRSPKPAAPTAPPFSSSSGVLGTGLCELDRLLQELNATQFNITDEIMSQFPSSKETAGEEKEDQSEDKKRPSLPPSPSPVLPKPSATSATLELDRLMASLSDFRVQNHVNQLPASGPAQPPVPSSVNEGSPSSPGPASKGSLDTMLGLLQSDLSRRGVPTQTKGLCGSCNKPIAGQVVTALGRAWHPEHFICGGCSMALGGSSFFEKDGAPFCPECYFERFSPRCGLCNQPIRHVSTSERAAPTAAGTSCSCSPRAARAVKAPFWITTSRRSAHSGTRTVSSAGNASRPSQEAAFLSTRAARCARTTSTRGVVRCAPRVASP
- the TGFB1I1 gene encoding transforming growth factor beta-1-induced transcript 1 protein isoform X1, coding for MEDLDALLSDLETTTSHMPRSGVPKERSPEPLTGPLPYGHQPQTGSGESSGASGDKDHLYSTVCKPRSPKPAAPTAPPFSSSSGVLGTGLCELDRLLQELNATQFNITDEIMSQFPSSKETAGEEKEDQSEDKKRPSLPPSPSPVLPKPSATSATLELDRLMASLSDFRVQNHVNQLPASGPAQPPVPSSVNEGSPSSPGPASKGSLDTMLGLLQSDLSRRGVPTQTKGLCGSCNKPIAGQVVTALGRAWHPEHFICGGCSMALGGSSFFEKDGAPFCPECYFERFSPRCGLCNQPIRHKMVTALGTHWHPEHFCCVSCGEPFGDEGFHEREGRPYCRRDFLQLFAPRCQGCQGPILDNYISALSALWHPDCFVCRECFAPFSGGSFFEHEGRPLCENHFHARRGSLCATCGLPVTGRCVSALGRRFHPDHFTCTFCLRPLTKGSFQERAGKPYCQPCFVKLFG
- the ARMC5 gene encoding armadillo repeat-containing protein 5 isoform X1, coding for MAAAKPTLTDSLSFCLAQLTAAAGEGLGGGKDTATNETPLGRALLALRTRHVKAAGGIERFRARGGLRPLLALLRRAAAAGPAPSQAGPGSAPSSVESATSAGPAPSPGPAPSAASSSTPSPPARLRKTLDLALSILANCCTEGACRAEVRRLGGILPLVTILQCVKTDSIQNRTARALGNLAMEPESCGDIHSAGAVPLLVENLTACQDSQCLQSVVRALRNLADSPQHRLALAQQGAVRPLAELLAAAPDPALTLALVRALLELSRGCSRACAEQLSLGGGLGPLVSLASHPKKAVREATILILANLCAQGLVRPALGNAGGVDVLLGELRRRRGPNGAGPASQQPLVRAVCLLCREAINRARLRDAGGLELLMGLLRDPRASVWHPRVVAALVGFLYDTGALGRLQALGLVPLLAGQLCGDAGEEEEEGREAASWDFPEERTPDRAEAGSFRSLRSWLISEGYAAGPGDISPDWSPERCPLPPAPPEPAEQTNPTLGPTSLRTPRTLRTPGRSPAAASEEPWGREGPALLLLSRFSQAPDPSGALVTGPALCGLLAYVTGSPGPPSPRALRILARLTCNPACLEAFVRSYGAALLRAWLVLGVAPDDWPSLRARPARRQHRELGEMLLQNLTVQAESPFGVGALTHLLLSGSPEDRVACALTLPFICRKPSLWRRLLLDQGGLRLLLSALTRPAPHPLFLFFAADSLSCLQGLVSPTVIPALPPPIPLDLDSPSPCLYERLLGPAPIPAPDLHFLLDSGLRLPAQRAASATASPFFRALLAGSFAEAQMDLVPLRGLSPSAAWPILHHLHGCRGCGAALRPIPPPGQPLLGSEAEEALEAAGRFLLPGLEEELEEAVGHIHLGPHGGPESVGEVFRLGRPRLVAHCARWTLGPGQCPRKRALALVGLVEAAGEEAGPLTEALLAVVMGVELGAKGSSLDC
- the ARMC5 gene encoding armadillo repeat-containing protein 5 isoform X2; translation: MEPESCGDIHSAGAVPLLVENLTACQDSQCLQSVVRALRNLADSPQHRLALAQQGAVRPLAELLAAAPDPALTLALVRALLELSRGCSRACAEQLSLGGGLGPLVSLASHPKKAVREATILILANLCAQGLVRPALGNAGGVDVLLGELRRRRGPNGAGPASQQPLVRAVCLLCREAINRARLRDAGGLELLMGLLRDPRASVWHPRVVAALVGFLYDTGALGRLQALGLVPLLAGQLCGDAGEEEEEGREAASWDFPEERTPDRAEAGSFRSLRSWLISEGYAAGPGDISPDWSPERCPLPPAPPEPAEQTNPTLGPTSLRTPRTLRTPGRSPAAASEEPWGREGPALLLLSRFSQAPDPSGALVTGPALCGLLAYVTGSPGPPSPRALRILARLTCNPACLEAFVRSYGAALLRAWLVLGVAPDDWPSLRARPARRQHRELGEMLLQNLTVQAESPFGVGALTHLLLSGSPEDRVACALTLPFICRKPSLWRRLLLDQGGLRLLLSALTRPAPHPLFLFFAADSLSCLQGLVSPTVIPALPPPIPLDLDSPSPCLYERLLGPAPIPAPDLHFLLDSGLRLPAQRAASATASPFFRALLAGSFAEAQMDLVPLRGLSPSAAWPILHHLHGCRGCGAALRPIPPPGQPLLGSEAEEALEAAGRFLLPGLEEELEEAVGHIHLGPHGGPESVGEVFRLGRPRLVAHCARWTLGPGQCPRKRALALVGLVEAAGEEAGPLTEALLAVVMGVELGAKGSSLDC